DNA from Thunnus thynnus chromosome 2, fThuThy2.1, whole genome shotgun sequence:
tttaattgacTTTATGTCAATTAACGTGACGTTTCAGAAATCAGTTCAATGTTAAAGGATATCTGTTTGTTTCATCACAAACTATGTTGTTCAAATTTAGCTTCttaaatggattaaaatgtttaaagctacaacaatcaattaatcaatcaacagaaaattaatggtTCAATTAAAGGATCAATTGTGAAATATTGCGCCACCTGTCGACCATTCGAACCTTTCAAAATATGAAAGCAGATAAACTTTACTTGAAACTTGAAGTTTATCTTTATCTGTTTGGAACTTTTTGAACCTGAATATTGACGTACGGAGACATTTCTGTGTCTTAATTATGCAAACAGAACAAGTTTACTATTCTACTACAAGCAAAATATCTATCAATcacatcaaaaaatgttttattacaagtaaaatacatttgtgatttaaaatgcGAATCAAAActtttgtttgctgttgagCTGAATCTGGTGGGCGGGACCTGCGCTGAAGGATGTTTCTATTGGCCAGTATTGATCTGAGTGACAGCTTGACTTAACTTCTGTCTTAATAACAGCGAGACTGTGATGTTTGAACTTCTGCATGTTGGTTGCTTTTGTTTAACGATCTGTGATGCAGATTCTGTGAgctgcagtgttggaagaagtattcagaccacaatgtaaaaatccTGCTTAAAGTAAATTTGGCTGGTAAAACTTcaatacttttacttcagtggGATTTTTACcagtaatgaagtatttttacatcgtggtattgatacttttacttcagtaaaggatctgagttctGCAGGTCACAGAACCTGATGGTCACCAGATACAGTGAACCTTTAGTTTTGGGATAACAGGCCGTCAGACTTCAGGCTTTCAGTCCGGTGGGACATTTGTCAAACTATTAGAGACCAATGGGATGTCCCATAATGAGCGAGTGACGAGCTAATTGCACTAAGCTAGCAGCTACAGGCTGACAACATCACAGATCGTTAAACAAAAGCAACCAACATGCAGCAGTTCAAACATCACAGTCTCACTGTTATTAAGACAGAAGTTACATCAAGCTGTCACTCAGATCAATACTGGCCAATAGAAACATCCTTCAGTGCAGGTCCCGCCCACCAGATTCAGctcaacagcaaacaaaagTTTTGATTCccattttaaatcacaaatttattttataataaaacttTTTGATTGCAGTGTCAATAGTTTTGCTCTTAAATCTATGTTTTGTTTGCATAATAAAGACAGTGAAGTGGCTCCGTACTGCAGCAGGTGCTGTTGGATCAGCAGGTGACAGCCAGCagaaatgacacacaaacacaaatatgaaacAGTTGGTctttatttcaactttttcttttctttttttttgcaaatattgTGCCACCGTTAACCTTTCTGAAATCCATCTTGTGCAAAATATCAGGTAACTTCAAAGTGAACCTGTCCAATCAGATCCAGTTAACTCTCAGGTTGTATAAGACTGCTGTGTTGTTCTGTATCAAAGTTAAAGTATTAATCTGTATTATAAGTATTCTTCTTCTTATACAAAGATCCCATGTTCACACTCAAACctacaatgaattgatctactaacaaatATAGATTTTCTTCCTCATTGTTGTCCATGAACTCAAACCGTAAAAGCACTACTTCCTGGGTAGAAGTCGTGTATAAagttatgaatgttaatgttcagTAGGAAGCAGTGAGGGGAAGATGTTCTGACAGGTGTTCTCTTCAGGTACGGTCAAAGACTATTTTCTGTCTCAGGATTGTCTGaacagttattttctcagactcaGCTGTCGGTACAGCTGGATGGTCATGAACTGAATTTCAGGATCTCCGGGTTTGATGTCGATGGCTCTCAGGAAGAAGCCCAGAGCGTCGTCCAGCTTCCCTTTGCTGTAAcacttcctccctctgctgACCAGCGAGTCGTAGCTTGCGTCCTCAGATTTGGGAGGAGATTTGTTTTGAACAAAGTCTTTGGTCCCGTTTGACACCAGTCCTGGACCGACGGTCCACTGGTCCACTCTCTCTGAGGACGCGAGCTCACACTCGCTGGTTGGTTCCTCCAGGTCGCTGCTGTCCTGCTTCGACTCATCAACAGTATCTGCTGATTCAACAGAGAAGAACTCTGCAGGAGTCTCCTCCAACTGAAGCCCATCACAAGCTTCAtcctctccttcatcatcttcttcagCCTCACTCTCTAAAatgtcatcctcctcctcatcatcatcatcaaccaCGTCCTTCTTGTCCATGTCTTCTATGATGGAGTGGAGGAGAGACCGCCGTGAGGCCACAGAGGTGTTTCCTCCAACACTCTTTCTTGACCGGAGGGGGGTTGAAGCAGATGGTGCTGATTTCGGTGTGGAGGCCCCGAGCACCTGGAAAGAGTTCCGGAGTTgattctcatcatcatcatcactctcctcttcttcactgtcATAAATTactgctgcttttttcttcttgctaACCACAATGGAATCATCTACTGACTCGTCCATTTTAGAGGAGCAGGAGATGTTGAGGGTTTGTCTGAGTGCTTCTGAATGTTGGGTAGCTGAAAGAGATTCATCAACATTAAAACTTCCCTCCATCTGCAGCTGTGAAAGCAGCTTCCTCTCCTCCGCTTCTGTCTGCTGATCAACCATCACGTCACTGTCCTCCAGCTGCAGCTGTGGCAGCAGCTTCCTCTCCTCAGCTTCTGTCTCCTGATCAACCATCACGTCACTGTCCTCCAGCTGCAAATTAAAGTTGCCCTCAAAGGACTCCAGCCCTGCGCCGACTCTGGATGAAGTGTCTGCATCACCTGCTGCATCATCAGCAGCCTCAGACATCACCAGAgactcctccaccacctcctgagGAGACACGTCTGCTGCTTCCAGGTAACTCATATCCTGATCCACAGACTGGAGTTTCGGGGAATCCGGCTTCTCTTCACTTGCTGCTTCAGCAGTCGGTTCTTCTGTCATACTCTGATCAGCACTTAGATCAATCACCCGGTTGCTCAGGTTCTGTTGGCCGCCCTCTTTGCTAGAACCGGACTGGTCCAAATCCACCACAACTGGTGACCTGTTGAAGTTGCTGTCATGCTGAGGAGATGCAGGACTGGGTCTTGGACTTCTtggtttcttctctctgttgttgtccactGGTTGCCTGAGCCAGGCTGGTTCTGTGCTCGACGCCATGCTTTCTGCCAGCTGCATCTGCAACTCCGACTCAGCCTTCATCAGCTCCTGGGCCTTCTGGACTCGTCCTTCGATGTAGTGATGAGCCTCCTGGTCCTCTGGGGCCTCGTCATGGTTGACGTCGAGGGAAAACATGAGGTCGTGATCGGAAATCCCAAACATCTCCATGGCATGGAGGTGGGCAATGTGTTCGTCCAATTCAGCGTCTGTCCGGCGGTGTCGGGAGTGCAGGGACTGAAGCTGCAGCTGCGTGGACGAGGACCGAGTGTCCTCCAGTGTGAAGAGCTCCTTCAGCTCCTGTTTGCTGAAGTACCGGAACGGGTTCTTTTTGTCTCCGGTATTCTGCCTGATCAGGGAGTCTTTGAAAACCTGCCGTCTGTAGATCTTCTCCTCCACCGTGCCGCAGGTGATCAGCCTGT
Protein-coding regions in this window:
- the ercc6l gene encoding DNA excision repair protein ERCC-6-like isoform X1 yields the protein METEDKMETEDKMETEDKMEQFHRFIQDGKDVARQGDMVKALEFFKLANNIQPSQKLESRIKKIEEIIAQNESEDEDEEFVNVNESGLMLFKDLYDKLYDYQRNGVAFLYSLFRDGRKGGILADDMGLGKTIQVISFLSGMYDNELVKHILLVMPTSLITNWTKEFAKWTPGMRVKEFHGASKGERTRNLEKVQRRGGVIVTTYTMLMSNWQQLSSYNGKEFTWDYMILDEAHKIKNSTTKTAKSAYAIPSKNRVLLTGTPVQNNLREMWALFDFACQGTLLGTAKTFKSEYENPITRARERDSTPGEKALGARMSENLMAIIKPYFLRRTKAEVQKNKMDGTNQCKEEYPDKDSKVPNPQKDSGAVMPTLTRKNDLIVWTYLSAVQEDIYRQFISLDHIKELLMTSRSPLAELNILKKLCDHPRLLSARAIASLGLEESTPESQQDDDMATDSHSINNIPDDTLISESGKMVFLFALLERLRQEGHRTLVFAHYRKVLDIIERILNNRGFKVMRLDGTITQIAERERLITLFQTDQRYSVFLLTTQVGGVGLTLTAANRVVIYDPSWNPATDAQAVDRAYRIGQTENVVIYRLITCGTVEEKIYRRQVFKDSLIRQNTGDKKNPFRYFSKQELKELFTLEDTRSSSTQLQLQSLHSRHRRTDAELDEHIAHLHAMEMFGISDHDLMFSLDVNHDEAPEDQEAHHYIEGRVQKAQELMKAESELQMQLAESMASSTEPAWLRQPVDNNREKKPRSPRPSPASPQHDSNFNRSPVVVDLDQSGSSKEGGQQNLSNRVIDLSADQSMTEEPTAEAASEEKPDSPKLQSVDQDMSYLEAADVSPQEVVEESLVMSEAADDAAGDADTSSRVGAGLESFEGNFNLQLEDSDVMVDQETEAEERKLLPQLQLEDSDVMVDQQTEAEERKLLSQLQMEGSFNVDESLSATQHSEALRQTLNISCSSKMDESVDDSIVVSKKKKAAVIYDSEEEESDDDDENQLRNSFQVLGASTPKSAPSASTPLRSRKSVGGNTSVASRRSLLHSIIEDMDKKDVVDDDDEEEDDILESEAEEDDEGEDEACDGLQLEETPAEFFSVESADTVDESKQDSSDLEEPTSECELASSERVDQWTVGPGLVSNGTKDFVQNKSPPKSEDASYDSLVSRGRKCYSKGKLDDALGFFLRAIDIKPGDPEIQFMTIQLYRQLSLRK
- the ercc6l gene encoding DNA excision repair protein ERCC-6-like isoform X2, translated to MVKALEFFKLANNIQPSQKLESRIKKIEEIIAQNESEDEDEEFVNVNESGLMLFKDLYDKLYDYQRNGVAFLYSLFRDGRKGGILADDMGLGKTIQVISFLSGMYDNELVKHILLVMPTSLITNWTKEFAKWTPGMRVKEFHGASKGERTRNLEKVQRRGGVIVTTYTMLMSNWQQLSSYNGKEFTWDYMILDEAHKIKNSTTKTAKSAYAIPSKNRVLLTGTPVQNNLREMWALFDFACQGTLLGTAKTFKSEYENPITRARERDSTPGEKALGARMSENLMAIIKPYFLRRTKAEVQKNKMDGTNQCKEEYPDKDSKVPNPQKDSGAVMPTLTRKNDLIVWTYLSAVQEDIYRQFISLDHIKELLMTSRSPLAELNILKKLCDHPRLLSARAIASLGLEESTPESQQDDDMATDSHSINNIPDDTLISESGKMVFLFALLERLRQEGHRTLVFAHYRKVLDIIERILNNRGFKVMRLDGTITQIAERERLITLFQTDQRYSVFLLTTQVGGVGLTLTAANRVVIYDPSWNPATDAQAVDRAYRIGQTENVVIYRLITCGTVEEKIYRRQVFKDSLIRQNTGDKKNPFRYFSKQELKELFTLEDTRSSSTQLQLQSLHSRHRRTDAELDEHIAHLHAMEMFGISDHDLMFSLDVNHDEAPEDQEAHHYIEGRVQKAQELMKAESELQMQLAESMASSTEPAWLRQPVDNNREKKPRSPRPSPASPQHDSNFNRSPVVVDLDQSGSSKEGGQQNLSNRVIDLSADQSMTEEPTAEAASEEKPDSPKLQSVDQDMSYLEAADVSPQEVVEESLVMSEAADDAAGDADTSSRVGAGLESFEGNFNLQLEDSDVMVDQETEAEERKLLPQLQLEDSDVMVDQQTEAEERKLLSQLQMEGSFNVDESLSATQHSEALRQTLNISCSSKMDESVDDSIVVSKKKKAAVIYDSEEEESDDDDENQLRNSFQVLGASTPKSAPSASTPLRSRKSVGGNTSVASRRSLLHSIIEDMDKKDVVDDDDEEEDDILESEAEEDDEGEDEACDGLQLEETPAEFFSVESADTVDESKQDSSDLEEPTSECELASSERVDQWTVGPGLVSNGTKDFVQNKSPPKSEDASYDSLVSRGRKCYSKGKLDDALGFFLRAIDIKPGDPEIQFMTIQLYRQLSLRK